Proteins encoded by one window of Salvia splendens isolate huo1 chromosome 5, SspV2, whole genome shotgun sequence:
- the LOC121804402 gene encoding casein kinase II subunit beta-1-like — protein sequence MNMYRDRGAGGSSKAGEVLDRKRINDALDKHLEKSSPSTSRNKGSALAMPSTSAAAGKHVDLRDSRSSTALTASKTKLSKEESETDSEESDVSGSDGDDTSWVSWFCNLRGNEFFCEVDDEYIQDDFNLCGLSNQVPYYEYALDLILDVESSHGDMYTEEQNELVESAAEMLYGLIHVRYILTSKGMAAMLEKYKNYEFGRCPRVYCCGQPCLPVGQSDIPRSSTVKIYCPKCDDIYYPRSKYQDIDGAYFGTTFPNLFLMTYGHLKPQKPTQSYVPRVFGFKMHKP from the exons ATGAACATGTACAGAGATCGAGGGGCAGGTGGCTCATCCAAGGCCGGAGAGGTGTTGGATCGGAAGCGAATCAACGATGCGCTGGATAAACATTTGGAGAAATCGTCGCCTTCCACATCAAGAAACAAGGGTTCCGCCCTAGCGATGCCGTCCACCTCTGCCGCCGCCGGCAAGCATGTTGATCTCAGGGACAGCCGTTCTTCAACCGCTCTCACCGCCAGCAAGACCAAGCTCTCCAAGG AGGAATCTGAAACAGACAGTGAAGAGTCTGATGTCAGTGGTTCTGACGGAGATGATACATCTTGGGTTTCATGGTTTTGCAACTTGCGTGGAAATGAGTTTTTTTGTGAAGTTGACGATGAATATATTCAGGATGATTTCAATCTATGTGGATTGAGCAATCAAGTCCCGTATTATGAGTATGCACTTGATCTAATACTGGATGTAGAATCATCTCATG GTGATATGTATACTGAGGAACAGAATGAATTAGTTGAATCAGCTGCAGAAATGCTCTATGGCCTTATTCATGTCCGTTACATCTTGACAAGCAAGGGAATGGCTGCTATG TTAGAGAAGTATAAAAATTATGAGTTTGGAAGATGCCCTAGAGTCTACTGCTGTGGACAGCCATGCCTTCCAGTTGGACAATCAGACATCCCACGCTCAAGTACTGTGAAGATTTACTGTCCAAAATGCGATGACATTTACTACCCTCGATCTAAATACCAAG atatCGATGGGGCATATTTCGGAACCACATTCCCCAACCTGTTCTTGATGACATACGGACACCTCAAGCCTCAGAAGCCAACTCAGAGCTATGTCCCTAGAGTTTTTGGCTTCAAGATGCACAAGCCTTGA
- the LOC121804401 gene encoding alsin-like has translation MHQKKSELQIGTESSGVSSDFNPTPPLPPSSLTQKHPHFSQTNPPPSSSPGPTPALQILINDENQQQLEQNDPYTPKPTPFKRPHLQQQFSRSLTKTPTLSNALHRYGVDPPAKFSLFHNKSQKFLTQFHHHLRHLRRRLRLHLRLILLLSLPFFYFLVSHPSRSFILDFLSAFAFSAVLLFSLNLAIPRLPTIRLFLAKSLPIKINAKGRVSRPHFPVLWSIGSRQKADKKAISGCYVQAYTNGDVYEGEFHKGKCSGSGVYYFYMSGRYEGDWVDGKYDGYGVETWARGSRYRGQYRQGLRHGFGVYRFYTGDVYAGEWSSGQSHGCGVHTCEDGSRYVGEFKWGVKHGLGHYHFRNGDRYAGEYFADKMHGFGVYCFANGHRYEGAWHEGRRQGLGMYTFRSGETQSGHWQNGILDIPSTQSNVYPVSPVAVNHSRVLNVVQEARRAAEKAYEVSKVDERVNRAVTAANRAANAARVAAVKAVQKQMHHKSNSDDFPIPIM, from the exons ATGCATCAGAAAAAATCTGAATTACAGATCGGAACAGAAAGCAGCGGCGTCTCTTCCGATTTCAACCCCACCCCTCCCCTCCCCCCTTCCTCCCTCACCCAGAAACACCCCCATTTCTCTCAAACCAATCCGCCGCCTTCGTCCTCGCCTGGGCCCACTCCCGCCCTCCAAATCCTCATCAACGATGAGAATCAGCAGCAGCTGGAGCAGAATGACCCTTATACGCCCAAGCCCACCCCCTTCAAGAGACCCCATCTCCAGCAACAATTCTCCCGTTCCCTCACCAAGACTCCGACTCTCTCCAACGCTCTCCACAGATACGGCGTGGACCCACCTGCAAAATTCAGTCTTTTCCACAATAAGTCTCAGAAATTCTTGACCCAgttccaccaccacctccgccatcTGCGCCGCCGTCTCCGCCTTCACCTGCGCCTCATCCTTCTCCTCAGCCTCCCTTTCTTTTACTTCCTGGTCTCCCACCCTTCCAGGTCATTCATTCTTGATTTCTTATCCGCTTTCGCCTTCTCGGCCGTCCTCCTTTTTTCCCTCAATTTAGCAATCCCGAGGCTCCCCACGATTAGGTTGTTCCTAGCCAAGTCCTTGCCGATTAAGATAAATGCCAAGGGCCGTGTGAGTCGGCCTCATTTTCCGGTGCTTTGGTCGATTGGTTCGAGGCAGAAGGCGGATAAGAAGGCCATTTCCGGGTGTTATGTTCAAGCATACACCAATGGGGATGTCTATGAGGGTGAGTTTCATAAGGGGAAATGCAGTGGCAGTGGGGTGTATTACTTTTACATGAGTGGGAGGTATGAGGGTGATTGGGTTGATGGCAAGTATGATGGCTATGGCGTTGAGACGTGGGCAAGGGGCAGCCGGTATAGAGGGCAGTACCGGCAAGGCCTTAGGCATGGTTTTGGAGTATATAGGTTTTATACTGGTGATGTTTACGCAGGGGAATGGTCTAGCGGGCAGAGCCATGGGTGTGGGGTTCATACCTGCGAGGATGGTAGCCGATACGTAGGAGAGTTTAAGTGGGGTGTTAAACATGGTCTTGGACACTATCATTTCAG AAATGGAGATAGATATGCCGGAGAGTATTTTGCAGATAAAATGCATGGATTTGGGGTGTACTGTTTTGCGAATGGCCATCGTTATGAGGGTGCCTGGCATGAGGGGAGGAGACAGGGGCTCGGAATGTACACTTTCAGAAGTGGTGAAACTCAGTCGGGCCACTGGCAAAATGGAATTCTTGATATTCCAAGCACACAGAGCAATGTATATCCTGTTTCGCCCGTTGCTGTCAATCACTCTAGAGTGCTTAACGTTGTTCAG GAAGCTCGGCGAGCAGCAGAAAAGGCGTATGAAGTGAGCAAGGTGGACGAGAGAGTGAACAGAGCAGTAACAGCTGCTAACAGGGCAGCTAATGCAGCAAGAGTAGCAGCAGTCAAAGCTGTGCAAAAGCAAATGCATCACAAAAGCAACAGCGATGACTTCCCGATTCCTATCATGTAA
- the LOC121803027 gene encoding 60S ribosomal protein L37a-1-like isoform X4 codes for MAKRTKKVGIVGKYGSRYGASLRKQIKKMDVSQHSKYFCEFCGKYAVKRQAVGIWGCKDCGKVKAGGAYTMNTASAVTVRSTIRRLREATES; via the exons ATG GCCAAGAGAACCAAGAAGGTTGGGATTGTCGGGAAATACG GCAGCCGATATGGTGCTAGTTTGAGGAAGCAGATAAAGAAGATGGACGTTAGCCAGCACAGCAAGTACTTTTGCGAGTTCTGTGGAAAG TATGCAGTGAAGAGACAGGCTGTTGGCATCTGGGGATGCAAGGATTGTGGCAAAGTGAAAGCAGGCGGTGCTTACACCATGAA CACTGCCAGTGCTGTGACTGTGAGGAGCACCATCAGAAGGCTGAGGGAGGCAACTGAGAGTTAA
- the LOC121803027 gene encoding 60S ribosomal protein L37a-1-like isoform X1, with translation MILNETDSVKIYPVSCSSIVLSDTMHCHVQAKRTKKVGIVGKYGSRYGASLRKQIKKMDVSQHSKYFCEFCGKYAVKRQAVGIWGCKDCGKVKAGGAYTMNTASAVTVRSTIRRLREATES, from the exons ATGATTCTCAACGAAACCGATTCAGTAAAAATTTATCCTGTATCTTGTTCATCGATTGTTCTATCTGACACGATGCATTGCCATGTACAGGCCAAGAGAACCAAGAAGGTTGGGATTGTCGGGAAATACG GCAGCCGATATGGTGCTAGTTTGAGGAAGCAGATAAAGAAGATGGACGTTAGCCAGCACAGCAAGTACTTTTGCGAGTTCTGTGGAAAG TATGCAGTGAAGAGACAGGCTGTTGGCATCTGGGGATGCAAGGATTGTGGCAAAGTGAAAGCAGGCGGTGCTTACACCATGAA CACTGCCAGTGCTGTGACTGTGAGGAGCACCATCAGAAGGCTGAGGGAGGCAACTGAGAGTTAA
- the LOC121803027 gene encoding 60S ribosomal protein L37a-1-like isoform X2, whose translation MTIRSDYTIINQWIRPREPRRLGLSGNTIYSHCDSGSRYGASLRKQIKKMDVSQHSKYFCEFCGKYAVKRQAVGIWGCKDCGKVKAGGAYTMNTASAVTVRSTIRRLREATES comes from the exons ATGACGATTAGGAGCGATTATACGATTATAAACCAGTGGATTAG GCCAAGAGAACCAAGAAGGTTGGGATTGTCGGGAAATACG ATATATTCCCATTGCGATTCAGGCAGCCGATATGGTGCTAGTTTGAGGAAGCAGATAAAGAAGATGGACGTTAGCCAGCACAGCAAGTACTTTTGCGAGTTCTGTGGAAAG TATGCAGTGAAGAGACAGGCTGTTGGCATCTGGGGATGCAAGGATTGTGGCAAAGTGAAAGCAGGCGGTGCTTACACCATGAA CACTGCCAGTGCTGTGACTGTGAGGAGCACCATCAGAAGGCTGAGGGAGGCAACTGAGAGTTAA
- the LOC121803027 gene encoding 60S ribosomal protein L37a-1-like isoform X3 has product MINGILSLIRSSMAKRTKKVGIVGKYGSRYGASLRKQIKKMDVSQHSKYFCEFCGKYAVKRQAVGIWGCKDCGKVKAGGAYTMNTASAVTVRSTIRRLREATES; this is encoded by the exons ATGATAAACGGTATTCTATCTTTGATAAGAAGCTCTATG GCCAAGAGAACCAAGAAGGTTGGGATTGTCGGGAAATACG GCAGCCGATATGGTGCTAGTTTGAGGAAGCAGATAAAGAAGATGGACGTTAGCCAGCACAGCAAGTACTTTTGCGAGTTCTGTGGAAAG TATGCAGTGAAGAGACAGGCTGTTGGCATCTGGGGATGCAAGGATTGTGGCAAAGTGAAAGCAGGCGGTGCTTACACCATGAA CACTGCCAGTGCTGTGACTGTGAGGAGCACCATCAGAAGGCTGAGGGAGGCAACTGAGAGTTAA
- the LOC121802924 gene encoding metacaspase-1-like: MYPLITCSNCRTQLQVPPGAPSIRCAICQAITAVADPRQAPPPAHTSPYPPASPSPPQPSPYSHAPPGPPPNPHGRKKAVIIGISYKFSRHELKGCINDAKCMKHLLMNKFRFPESSILMLTEEETDPYRIPTKHNMRMALFWLVQGCQPGDSLVLHYSGHGSRQRNYNGDEVDGYDETLCPLDFETQGMIVDDEINASVVRTLPRGAKLHAIIDACHSGTVLDLPFLCRMSRSGQYVWEDHRPRSGVWKGSNGGEVISFSGCDDDQTSADTSALSKITSTGAMTFCFIQAIEHGHGTTYGSILSAMRTAIRDVGSSGPSLGGGAVTSLLTMLLTGGSLSTGGLRQEPQLTACEPFDVYAKPFSL; encoded by the exons ATGTATCCGCTCATCACCTGCTCCAATTGCCGCACACAATTGCAGGTGCCGCCCGGCGCGCCTTCGATCCGATGCGCTATTTGCCAGGCAATCACCGCCGTCGCCGATCCGCGCCAAGCGCCTCCGCCTGCCCATACTTCTCCATACCCCCCTGCCTCGCCGTCCCCTCCTCAGCCGTCCCCTTATTCCCACGCTCCGCCGGGTCCGCCGCCCAACCCTCACGGCCGTAAGAAGGCGGTGATAATCGGAATATCCTACAAGTTCTCCCGCCACGAGCTGAAAGGATGCATCAACGATGCTAAATGCATGAAACATCTTCTCATGAATAAGTTCCGATTTCCAGAATCTTCAATTCTCATGCTTACTG AAGAAGAAACTGATCCATACAGAATCCCAACCAAGCATAACATGCGAATGGCGCTGTTTTGGCTGGTGCAGGGATGTCAACCAGGAGATTCCTTGGTCTTACATTACTCTGGCCATGGTTCTCGACAAAGGAATTATAATGGGGATGAAGTTGATGGATATGATGAGACATTGTGTCCACTTGATTTTGAAACACAGGGTATGATTGTTGATGATGAGATTAATGCATCTGTTGTCAGAACTCTGCCTCGTGGTGCAAAGCTACATGCTATCATTGATGCTTGTCATAGTGGAACGGTTCTTGATTTACCATTTCTTTGCAGGATGAGCAG GAGCGGGCAATATGTATGGGAGGACCATCGTCCTCGATCCGGTGTGTGGAAAGGATCAAATGGTGGGGAAGTTATTTCCTTCAGTGGCTGTGATGATGATCAAACTTCAGCTGATACATCT GCTTTATCAAAAATTACTTCAACTGGTGCCATGACTTTCTGTTTCATCCAAGCTATTGAGCATGGTCATGGGACCACATACGGGAGCATCCTAAGTGCAATGCGCACTGCAATTCGAGATGTTGGAAGTTCTGGTCCATCCCTTGGAGGTGGTGCGGTAACATCTCTTCTGACCATGCTTCTTACAGGAGGGAGCTTAAGCACTGGTGGATTGAGACAG GAACCGCAACTAACTGCTTGTGAACCTTTTGATGTATATGCAAAGCCATTTTCTCTATGA